Proteins encoded within one genomic window of Streptomyces kaniharaensis:
- the mce gene encoding methylmalonyl-CoA epimerase, with protein sequence MLTRIDHIGIACRDLDKTVEFYRATYGFEVFHSEVNEEQGVREAMLKINDTGDGGASYLQLLEPTRPDSTVAKWLEKNGEGVHHIAFGTADVDGDAEAIRSKGVRVLYEQPRIGSMGSRITFLHPKDCGGVLTELVTSAEPGAHEEH encoded by the coding sequence GTGCTGACCCGTATCGACCACATCGGCATCGCCTGCCGAGACCTCGACAAGACGGTCGAGTTCTACCGCGCCACCTACGGCTTCGAGGTGTTCCACAGCGAGGTCAACGAGGAGCAGGGCGTCCGCGAGGCCATGCTCAAGATCAACGACACCGGGGACGGCGGCGCCTCCTACCTCCAGCTGCTGGAGCCCACCCGGCCCGACTCGACCGTCGCCAAGTGGCTGGAGAAGAACGGCGAGGGCGTGCACCACATCGCCTTCGGCACCGCCGACGTGGACGGCGACGCGGAGGCGATCCGGTCCAAGGGCGTCCGTGTCCTCTACGAGCAGCCGCGGATCGGCTCGATGGGCTCGCGGATCACCTTCCTGCACCCCAAGGACTGCGGTGGCGTGCTGACCGAGCTGGTCACCTCCGCCGAACCGGGCGCTCACGAGGAGCACTGA
- a CDS encoding acetyl-CoA C-acetyltransferase yields MTNTTSVIVAGARTPMGRLLGSLKGFSGADLGGFAIKGALERAGITGDQVQYVIMGQVLQAGAGQIPARQAAVRAGIPMNVPALTVNKVCLSGLDAIALADQLIRAGEFDIVVAGGQESMTNAPHLLPKSREGYKYGAVELLDAMAHDGLTDAYENIPMGESTEKHNARLGIAREVQDEIAAVSHQRAAKAQADGVFDAEIVPVAIPQRKGEPVLFGQDEGIRADTTVEGLAKLRPAFAKDGTITAGTSSQISDGAAAVVVMSKAKAEELGLTWIAEIGAHGNVAGPDNSLQSQPSNAIKHALAKDGLTVADLDLIEINEAFAAVAYQSMKDLGVSSDIVNVNGGAIALGHPIGMSGARVVLHLALELQRRGGGVGAAALCGGGGQGDALIVRVPKA; encoded by the coding sequence ATGACCAACACCACCTCCGTGATCGTTGCGGGTGCGCGGACCCCTATGGGCCGCCTGCTCGGCTCCCTCAAGGGCTTCTCCGGCGCCGACCTCGGCGGCTTCGCCATCAAGGGCGCGCTGGAGCGGGCCGGGATCACCGGGGACCAGGTCCAGTACGTGATCATGGGCCAGGTGCTCCAGGCCGGCGCCGGCCAGATCCCGGCCCGCCAGGCGGCCGTCAGGGCCGGCATCCCGATGAACGTCCCGGCGCTGACCGTCAACAAGGTCTGCCTCTCCGGCCTGGACGCCATCGCGCTGGCCGACCAGCTGATCCGCGCCGGCGAGTTCGACATCGTGGTGGCCGGCGGCCAGGAGTCGATGACCAACGCCCCGCACCTGCTGCCGAAGTCGCGCGAGGGCTACAAGTACGGCGCCGTCGAGCTGCTGGACGCCATGGCGCACGACGGCCTCACCGACGCCTACGAGAACATCCCGATGGGCGAGTCCACCGAGAAGCACAACGCCCGCCTCGGCATCGCCCGCGAGGTCCAGGACGAGATCGCCGCCGTCTCCCACCAGCGCGCCGCCAAGGCCCAGGCCGACGGCGTCTTCGACGCCGAGATCGTCCCGGTCGCGATCCCGCAGCGCAAGGGCGAGCCGGTCCTGTTCGGTCAGGACGAGGGCATCCGCGCGGACACCACCGTCGAGGGCCTGGCCAAGCTGCGCCCGGCCTTCGCCAAGGACGGCACGATCACCGCCGGCACCTCCTCGCAGATCTCCGACGGCGCGGCCGCCGTGGTCGTGATGAGCAAGGCCAAGGCCGAGGAGCTGGGCCTGACCTGGATCGCCGAGATCGGCGCGCACGGCAACGTGGCCGGCCCGGACAACTCGCTGCAGTCCCAGCCGTCCAACGCGATCAAGCACGCGCTGGCCAAGGACGGCCTGACCGTCGCCGACCTCGACCTGATCGAGATCAACGAGGCGTTCGCGGCCGTCGCGTACCAGTCGATGAAGGACCTGGGCGTCTCCTCGGACATCGTCAACGTCAACGGCGGCGCGATCGCGCTCGGCCACCCGATCGGCATGTCCGGCGCCCGCGTGGTGCTGCACCTGGCGCTGGAGCTCCAGCGGCGCGGCGGCGGCGTCGGTGCGGCGGCGCTGTGCGGCGGCGGCGGCCAGGGCGACGCGCTGATCGTGCGGGTTCCGAAGGCCTGA
- a CDS encoding ATP-binding protein, with protein MAQPSGDFRQEAVRTRGGELVCGGLLVGVGAPDGSEARPCPEEWRPRPRRIERSEPARGPVGGVERAVGPLALGAGPADLPLLDREADIAELLGLLTERRSIRLVGPAGSGRSALLSAVAEAAADLAPGGVVQLCGHHRTAADLLQELFAATHHAPGYRPDPGRLAAHLAEVAAIVVIDGAEPAGAELEELLAAAPGCAFLISVAPGSPALPDGSRLQDHAVGGLSRGACLALAARLAGRPLDAAEKAWAVDLWFESEGLPLRFVQAAALLRQRDVAVDALVAAEEDRRDVFGAVKEPVQDPDPAVRENALRRTVPLPSVAETASPAVRLAEGLSEPAQAVLRLAVALGGECPTAPHLPALIDVGQGESALAELADAGLAVSIGGHHRLTAGALELLAPHWPARDCIDGAAQHFAWWVAHSSVSLPQIAAEAEVVIGVLLADRTAGRHEAVVRLARAAAPALALSLRWAAWERALQLGLEAARRTGAKADEAWFHHELGVYAICVREPSRAIAELETALTLRATVGEQRGVASARRMLDLLRADGRQLPGAAAASSAARGPVIRKIAAKVPSSLRSGTGKRRRVLLASTVVLTLGVLGSAVAMSVTGPGEHKANDPHGQLDNGGTVPNGQLPLPHPGASSTATGGADAPGSSPTADGTSPAPSASGSATHSPSASASASATRKPSRSPGATESDAPQEPQPPQPAPGQPQPPAPQPGPQQPQPPQPTRPGPSGTPTQSASATATATATPSATATSSSSGTAKPPGP; from the coding sequence GTGGCACAGCCATCCGGTGACTTCCGGCAGGAGGCCGTCCGCACCCGCGGGGGCGAGCTGGTCTGCGGCGGCCTGCTGGTCGGCGTCGGCGCCCCGGACGGCTCCGAGGCCCGCCCCTGCCCCGAGGAGTGGCGCCCCCGCCCGCGCCGGATCGAGCGCAGCGAGCCCGCCCGCGGACCGGTCGGCGGCGTCGAACGGGCGGTCGGACCGCTCGCCCTCGGCGCCGGGCCCGCCGACCTGCCGCTGCTCGACCGCGAGGCCGACATCGCCGAACTCCTCGGCCTGCTCACCGAACGCCGCTCGATACGCCTGGTCGGCCCGGCAGGCTCCGGCCGCAGCGCCCTGCTGTCGGCCGTCGCCGAGGCCGCCGCCGACCTCGCCCCCGGCGGCGTCGTCCAGCTCTGCGGCCACCACCGCACCGCCGCCGACCTGCTCCAGGAGCTCTTCGCGGCCACCCACCACGCCCCCGGCTACCGCCCCGACCCGGGCCGGCTGGCCGCGCACCTCGCCGAGGTCGCCGCGATCGTCGTCATCGACGGTGCCGAGCCGGCCGGCGCCGAACTGGAGGAGCTGCTCGCCGCCGCGCCCGGCTGCGCCTTCCTGATCTCCGTCGCGCCCGGCAGCCCGGCGCTGCCCGACGGCTCCCGGCTCCAGGACCACGCGGTCGGCGGGCTCTCCCGCGGCGCCTGCCTCGCGCTCGCCGCCCGGCTGGCCGGGCGGCCCCTGGACGCCGCCGAGAAGGCCTGGGCGGTCGACCTCTGGTTCGAGTCCGAGGGCCTCCCGCTGCGCTTCGTCCAGGCCGCCGCGCTGCTGCGCCAGCGGGACGTCGCGGTGGACGCGCTGGTCGCCGCCGAGGAGGACCGGCGGGACGTCTTCGGCGCCGTCAAGGAGCCGGTCCAGGACCCCGACCCGGCCGTCCGGGAGAACGCGCTGCGCCGGACCGTCCCGCTGCCGTCCGTCGCCGAGACGGCCTCGCCCGCGGTCCGGCTCGCCGAGGGGCTGAGCGAGCCCGCGCAGGCCGTGCTGCGGCTCGCCGTGGCGCTCGGCGGCGAGTGCCCGACCGCGCCGCACCTGCCCGCCCTGATCGACGTCGGCCAGGGCGAGAGCGCGCTCGCCGAACTCGCCGACGCCGGGCTCGCGGTGTCCATCGGCGGCCACCACCGGCTCACCGCCGGCGCGCTCGAACTCCTCGCCCCGCACTGGCCGGCCCGCGACTGCATCGACGGCGCCGCGCAGCACTTCGCCTGGTGGGTGGCGCACAGCTCGGTGTCGCTGCCGCAGATCGCGGCCGAGGCGGAGGTGGTGATCGGCGTCCTGCTGGCCGACCGCACCGCCGGCCGGCACGAGGCGGTCGTCCGGCTGGCCCGGGCCGCCGCGCCGGCGCTGGCGCTGTCGCTGCGCTGGGCGGCCTGGGAGCGGGCGCTGCAGCTCGGGCTGGAGGCCGCCCGGCGGACCGGTGCCAAGGCCGACGAGGCCTGGTTCCACCACGAGCTGGGCGTCTACGCGATCTGCGTCCGGGAGCCGTCCCGGGCGATCGCCGAACTGGAGACCGCGCTCACCCTGCGGGCCACCGTCGGCGAGCAGCGCGGGGTCGCGTCCGCGCGCCGGATGCTCGACCTGCTGCGCGCGGACGGCCGCCAACTGCCGGGCGCCGCGGCCGCCTCGTCGGCCGCCCGCGGGCCGGTCATCCGCAAGATCGCCGCCAAGGTGCCGTCGAGCCTGCGGTCCGGGACCGGGAAGCGGCGCCGGGTGCTCCTCGCCTCCACGGTCGTGCTCACGCTCGGGGTGCTCGGCTCGGCGGTGGCGATGAGCGTCACCGGGCCCGGGGAGCACAAGGCCAACGACCCGCACGGTCAGCTCGACAACGGCGGAACCGTCCCGAACGGCCAGCTCCCGCTGCCGCACCCCGGCGCGTCCTCGACGGCCACGGGCGGCGCGGACGCACCCGGCAGCAGCCCGACGGCGGACGGGACCAGCCCGGCGCCCTCGGCGAGCGGCAGTGCGACGCACTCGCCGTCCGCGTCGGCGTCGGCGTCGGCGACGAGGAAGCCGAGCCGCTCGCCCGGCGCGACCGAGTCGGACGCCCCGCAGGAGCCGCAGCCGCCGCAGCCCGCGCCGGGCCAGCCGCAGCCGCCGGCCCCGCAGCCGGGGCCCCAGCAGCCGCAGCCGCCGCAGCCGACCCGGCCGGGGCCGAGTGGTACCCCGACGCAGTCGGCGTCGGCGACTGCCACCGCCACCGCGACGCCGTCCGCCACTGCGACGTCGTCGTCCTCGGGAACGGCCAAGCCGCCCGGTCCGTGA
- a CDS encoding ABC transporter permease subunit, translating to MASFPAILRSEWTKIRSVRSTIWTLALTFVVTVGLGALLSLLTNNNFTEFRRGERTPFDATGTAFAGIRLGELAIIVFGVLAIGNEYSSGLIRASLAAVPQRGTLLTGKAVVLGALALAASVVTAFTTFFVGQAMLGSHRTDIGEPHVLRAVFGAALYLTMLCLFSAGVTAMLRNQTLALGVLVPFFFLLSPILSVVPKVKTLAHYFPDYAGSRMLLVYEEPSQPYGPWPGFAICLTWTLAALVGGALVLKNRDA from the coding sequence ATGGCGTCCTTCCCGGCGATCCTGCGCTCCGAGTGGACGAAGATCCGCAGCGTCCGCTCGACGATCTGGACGCTGGCCCTGACCTTCGTCGTCACGGTCGGCCTCGGCGCGCTGCTGTCCCTGCTCACCAACAACAACTTCACCGAGTTCCGGCGGGGCGAGCGGACCCCGTTCGACGCCACCGGCACCGCCTTCGCCGGCATCCGGCTCGGCGAGCTCGCGATCATCGTCTTCGGCGTGCTGGCGATCGGCAACGAGTACAGCAGCGGGCTGATCCGGGCCAGCCTGGCCGCCGTCCCGCAGCGCGGCACCCTCCTGACCGGCAAGGCCGTCGTGCTCGGCGCCCTGGCCCTCGCGGCCTCCGTGGTCACCGCGTTCACCACGTTCTTCGTCGGCCAGGCGATGCTCGGCTCGCACCGCACCGACATCGGCGAACCGCACGTGCTGCGCGCGGTGTTCGGCGCGGCGCTGTACCTGACGATGCTCTGCCTGTTCTCGGCCGGCGTCACCGCGATGCTGCGCAACCAGACGCTGGCCCTGGGCGTGCTGGTGCCGTTCTTCTTCCTGCTCTCGCCGATCCTCTCGGTGGTGCCGAAGGTCAAGACGCTGGCCCACTACTTCCCGGACTACGCGGGCTCGCGAATGCTGCTCGTGTACGAGGAGCCGAGCCAGCCGTACGGCCCGTGGCCCGGCTTCGCGATCTGCCTCACCTGGACCCTGGCCGCCCTGGTCGGCGGCGCGCTGGTGCTCAAGAACCGTGACGCGTAG
- a CDS encoding ABC transporter ATP-binding protein — protein MIELHDLTKRYGKTLAVDRLSFRVPQGVVTGFLGPNGAGKSTTMRMILDLDRPTGGRVTIDGKRYGQLSEPLKYIGALLEAKAVHPGRTARDHLLWLAQSNRIPERRVDEVLALVGLTPVARKRARGFSLGMGQRLGIASALLGDPEIVMFDEPVNGLDPEGILWIRTLMKRLATEGRTVFVSSHLMSEMAVTADHLVVIGRGRLLADMPMPEFIRRNARSAVRLRTPQPERLLDVLAGAGIRHEAGPGGSYEVVDGDLAELGELAAAHNLVLHELSPQQASLEEAFMQMTADSVEYHAGAGPGRDAAGAPGPWGADWKAGGARRPAAAQQQEEN, from the coding sequence ATGATCGAGTTGCACGACCTGACCAAACGCTACGGCAAGACGCTCGCGGTGGACCGGCTCAGCTTCCGTGTCCCCCAAGGGGTCGTCACCGGCTTCCTCGGCCCCAACGGCGCGGGCAAGTCCACCACGATGCGCATGATCCTCGACCTCGACCGCCCGACCGGTGGCCGGGTCACCATCGACGGCAAGAGATACGGGCAGCTCAGCGAGCCGCTCAAGTACATCGGCGCCCTGCTGGAGGCCAAGGCCGTCCACCCCGGCCGCACCGCCCGCGACCACCTGCTGTGGCTCGCCCAGAGCAACCGCATCCCCGAGCGCCGGGTCGACGAGGTGCTCGCCCTGGTCGGCCTCACCCCGGTCGCCCGCAAGCGGGCCCGCGGCTTCTCGCTCGGCATGGGCCAGCGCCTGGGCATCGCCTCGGCGCTGCTCGGCGACCCGGAGATCGTCATGTTCGACGAGCCGGTCAACGGTCTGGACCCGGAGGGCATCCTCTGGATCCGCACCCTCATGAAGCGGCTCGCCACCGAGGGCCGCACCGTCTTCGTCTCCTCGCACCTGATGAGCGAGATGGCCGTCACCGCCGACCACCTGGTCGTCATCGGCCGCGGCCGGCTGCTCGCCGACATGCCGATGCCCGAGTTCATCAGGCGCAACGCCCGCTCCGCGGTGCGGCTTCGCACCCCGCAGCCCGAGCGCCTGCTCGACGTCCTGGCCGGCGCCGGGATCCGCCACGAGGCCGGGCCGGGCGGCTCCTACGAGGTGGTCGACGGCGACCTCGCCGAACTCGGCGAACTGGCCGCCGCCCACAACCTCGTGCTGCACGAACTCAGCCCCCAGCAGGCCTCGTTGGAGGAGGCGTTCATGCAGATGACTGCCGACTCGGTGGAGTACCACGCCGGGGCCGGGCCGGGCCGGGACGCGGCCGGCGCCCCCGGCCCCTGGGGGGCCGACTGGAAGGCGGGCGGCGCCCGCCGGCCCGCGGCGGCACAGCAGCAGGAGGAGAACTGA
- a CDS encoding SCO5389 family protein produces MSLDVSPALLEKAERGEVDEREFVDCVRVSLPYAWELISSLVAQTKVDGTDFADNQVPPPSEQARGQLLRALASDAIRGALQRHFGVRLAFQNCHRVAVFLPSDKNEARYERFTSVRAQLLNQSPEFRDC; encoded by the coding sequence ATGTCGCTCGACGTCTCACCGGCCCTGCTCGAGAAGGCCGAGCGGGGCGAGGTCGACGAGCGGGAATTCGTCGACTGCGTCCGCGTCTCCCTGCCGTACGCCTGGGAGCTGATCAGCTCCCTGGTCGCACAGACCAAGGTCGACGGCACCGACTTCGCCGACAACCAGGTACCCCCGCCCAGCGAGCAGGCCCGCGGCCAGCTCCTGCGCGCGCTGGCCAGCGACGCGATCCGGGGTGCCCTGCAGCGGCACTTCGGCGTCCGGCTGGCGTTCCAGAACTGCCACCGGGTGGCGGTGTTCCTGCCGTCCGACAAGAACGAGGCGCGGTACGAGCGCTTCACCTCCGTCCGGGCGCAGCTGCTCAACCAGTCCCCGGAGTTCCGGGACTGCTGA
- a CDS encoding LLM class flavin-dependent oxidoreductase gives MRVGAFLLSAQFPGQSHGEALDRTVRAAVEAERAGLDAVWLAEHHFVPYGVCPNAATLAALLLGRTRRIGVGTAVSVLSTNHPVALGEQAALLHLTSGGRFTLGVGRGGPWIDLDVFGSGVDAFENGFPERLDLLLRWLRGTRVGADGPQFSFPEVAVVPQATEPARRPELAAWLGLGEKSGLPRFPRQRQDVDGLGEEPVSGGRPSAGPPVVVACTSPGGVRLAAERGLPMLLGMHSGDDDKAHMLELYRSAWLAAGRSEEQLHRVSGQHVAAGVAQVDDRTSAARATLLRAMPDWFEYGLGAHRTVDGRARSMRDPRQYTELLCDLHAVGTPRACADRLLATAERTGIRRFALLAEGSGNREATLHNIARLGSEVLPQLS, from the coding sequence GTGCGGGTCGGCGCCTTCCTGCTCTCCGCGCAGTTCCCCGGGCAGAGCCACGGCGAGGCGCTGGACCGTACGGTGCGGGCCGCCGTCGAGGCCGAGCGGGCCGGGCTGGACGCCGTCTGGCTGGCCGAGCACCACTTCGTCCCGTACGGGGTCTGCCCGAACGCGGCCACGCTCGCGGCGCTGCTCCTCGGCCGGACCCGCCGGATCGGCGTCGGCACCGCGGTCAGCGTGCTCTCCACCAACCACCCGGTGGCGCTCGGCGAGCAGGCCGCGCTGCTGCACCTCACCTCCGGCGGGCGCTTCACGCTCGGGGTGGGCCGCGGCGGCCCCTGGATCGACCTGGACGTGTTCGGCAGCGGCGTGGACGCCTTCGAGAACGGCTTCCCGGAACGGCTGGACCTGCTGCTGCGCTGGCTGCGCGGCACCCGCGTCGGCGCGGACGGGCCACAGTTCAGCTTCCCCGAGGTGGCCGTGGTCCCCCAGGCCACCGAGCCGGCCCGCCGGCCCGAGCTGGCCGCCTGGCTGGGCCTGGGCGAGAAGAGCGGGCTGCCGCGGTTCCCGCGTCAGCGCCAGGACGTCGACGGCCTCGGGGAGGAACCGGTTTCCGGCGGCCGCCCGTCGGCGGGCCCGCCGGTGGTCGTCGCGTGCACCTCGCCGGGCGGGGTCAGGCTCGCCGCCGAACGCGGCCTGCCGATGCTGCTCGGCATGCACTCGGGCGACGACGACAAGGCGCACATGCTGGAGCTGTACCGGAGCGCCTGGCTGGCCGCCGGGCGCAGCGAGGAGCAGCTCCACCGGGTCTCGGGGCAGCACGTCGCGGCCGGCGTGGCCCAGGTCGACGACCGCACCTCGGCGGCCCGCGCCACCCTGCTGCGGGCGATGCCCGACTGGTTCGAGTACGGGCTCGGCGCGCACCGGACGGTGGACGGCCGGGCGCGTTCGATGCGCGACCCGCGTCAGTACACCGAACTCCTCTGCGACCTGCACGCGGTGGGCACGCCCCGGGCATGCGCCGACCGGCTGCTGGCCACCGCCGAACGGACCGGCATCCGCCGCTTCGCGCTGCTCGCCGAGGGCAGCGGCAACCGCGAAGCGACCCTGCACAACATCGCCCGGCTCGGCTCCGAGGTGCTCCCGCAGCTGAGCTGA
- a CDS encoding ATP/GTP-binding protein codes for MSPRRNRIKSAADREAEPAAPLGGSLRRTESYQGDDWVVQTVAGTAGRYYRCPGCDQEIPPGVGHVVAWPMHGAGVDDRRHWHRACWGARERRASNVLRGRGAPRY; via the coding sequence GTGTCGCCCCGCCGCAACCGGATCAAGAGCGCCGCCGACCGCGAGGCCGAACCGGCCGCCCCGCTGGGCGGTTCGCTGCGCCGCACCGAGAGCTACCAGGGCGACGACTGGGTGGTCCAGACGGTCGCCGGGACGGCCGGGCGGTACTACCGGTGCCCGGGCTGCGACCAGGAGATCCCGCCCGGGGTCGGCCACGTGGTGGCCTGGCCGATGCACGGCGCGGGGGTGGACGACCGGCGGCACTGGCACCGCGCGTGCTGGGGAGCGCGGGAGCGCCGGGCCTCCAACGTCCTGCGAGGCCGCGGCGCTCCGCGTTACTGA
- the nucS gene encoding endonuclease NucS → MRLVIARCSVDYAGRLSAHLPSATRLILVKADGSVSIHADDRAYKPLNWMSPPCALKEADGVWTVENKAGEKLIITLEEVLHDSSHELGVDPGLIKDGVEAHLQELLADRMEVLGAGWSLIRREYPTAIGPVDILCRDSDGATVAVEIKRRGEIDGVEQLTRYLELLNRDPLLAPVKGVFAAQEIKPQARVLATDRGIGCVVLDYDELRGIDDDKLKLF, encoded by the coding sequence GTGCGTCTCGTAATTGCCCGCTGCTCAGTCGACTATGCCGGTCGGCTCTCCGCCCATCTGCCCTCCGCCACCAGGCTCATCCTGGTCAAGGCCGACGGCAGCGTCAGCATCCACGCCGACGACCGCGCCTACAAGCCGCTCAACTGGATGTCCCCGCCGTGCGCCCTCAAGGAGGCCGACGGGGTCTGGACGGTGGAGAACAAGGCCGGCGAGAAGCTCATCATCACACTGGAGGAGGTGCTGCACGACTCCTCCCACGAGCTCGGGGTGGACCCGGGCCTGATCAAGGACGGCGTCGAGGCGCACCTCCAGGAGCTCCTGGCGGACCGGATGGAGGTGCTCGGCGCCGGCTGGTCGCTGATCCGCCGCGAGTACCCGACCGCGATCGGCCCTGTCGACATCCTGTGCCGCGACTCGGACGGCGCCACGGTCGCCGTCGAGATCAAGCGGCGCGGCGAGATCGACGGCGTCGAGCAGCTCACCCGCTACCTCGAACTCCTCAACCGGGACCCGCTGTTGGCCCCGGTGAAGGGCGTCTTCGCCGCGCAGGAGATCAAGCCCCAGGCCCGCGTGCTGGCCACCGACCGGGGCATCGGCTGCGTGGTGCTGGACTACGACGAGCTGCGCGGCATCGACGACGACAAGCTGAAGCTGTTCTGA
- a CDS encoding coiled-coil domain-containing protein encodes MSDSHSPHGFDLVRRGYERAQVDERITKLVADRDSALTRISALEKRIEELHLETQTAQAAVTEAEPSYAGLGARVEKILRLAEEEAKDLRDEAHRAAEQHRELAEAAAQQIRTEAENYAKDRKAKAEDEGMRIVDKAKSDSAQLRAEANKDAQNKREEADALFEDTRTKAAQAALEFETNLAKRREQSERDLAARQAKAEKRLAEIEHRAEQLRLEAEKLRTDAERRARQTVETAQRQSEDIVADANAKADRIRSESERELAALTNRRDSINAQLTNVREMLATLTGAAVAAASLPNDDTMGVPAQQSR; translated from the coding sequence ATGAGCGACAGTCACTCCCCTCACGGCTTCGACCTGGTGCGCCGTGGGTACGAGCGCGCCCAGGTCGACGAGCGGATCACCAAGCTGGTGGCCGACCGTGACAGTGCCTTGACCCGGATCAGTGCGCTGGAGAAGCGCATCGAGGAGCTCCACCTGGAAACCCAGACCGCCCAGGCGGCGGTCACCGAGGCGGAGCCCTCGTACGCCGGTCTCGGCGCCCGGGTCGAGAAGATCCTGCGCCTCGCCGAGGAGGAGGCCAAGGACCTGCGCGACGAGGCGCACCGCGCCGCCGAGCAGCACCGCGAGCTGGCCGAGGCCGCCGCGCAGCAGATCCGCACCGAGGCCGAGAACTACGCCAAGGACCGCAAGGCCAAGGCGGAGGACGAGGGCATGCGGATCGTCGACAAGGCGAAGAGCGACAGCGCCCAGCTGCGCGCCGAGGCCAACAAGGACGCCCAGAACAAGCGCGAGGAGGCGGACGCCCTCTTCGAGGACACCCGCACCAAGGCCGCCCAGGCCGCGCTGGAGTTCGAGACCAACCTGGCCAAGCGCCGCGAGCAGTCCGAGCGCGACCTGGCGGCCCGTCAGGCCAAGGCGGAGAAGCGCCTCGCCGAGATCGAGCACCGGGCCGAGCAGCTGCGCCTGGAGGCCGAGAAGCTGCGCACCGACGCCGAGCGCCGCGCCCGCCAGACCGTCGAGACGGCCCAGCGCCAGTCCGAGGACATCGTGGCGGACGCCAACGCCAAGGCGGACCGCATCCGCAGCGAATCCGAGCGCGAGCTGGCGGCGCTGACCAACCGCCGCGACAGCATCAACGCCCAGCTGACCAACGTCCGCGAGATGCTGGCGACGCTGACCGGCGCGGCCGTGGCCGCCGCCTCGCTGCCGAACGACGACACCATGGGCGTGCCCGCCCAGCAGTCGCGCTGA
- a CDS encoding alpha/beta fold hydrolase: MTQSPSALSVRESGTGTPLLLLHAFPLNAAMWSAQLDALPGRTGDEARVLAPDQRGFGGTALGTDEPSLDLVADDLALLLDAAGIERAVVGGISMGGYVALALARRHPDRLAGLLLANTRATADTDAVRTNRERIAAAVLARNSVQLLLDEQVAAGQLGPDSQHLVERVQALVAAAPPAAVAWAQRAMAARPDAQDVLAGLRVPVAIVAGAEDALVAVEEAELMARLRPDAELTVIPGVGHLSALEAPEAFDTAVRKLLARVAAG, from the coding sequence ATGACCCAGTCCCCCTCAGCATTGTCGGTGCGCGAGAGCGGCACCGGAACGCCCCTACTGCTGTTGCACGCCTTCCCGCTGAACGCCGCGATGTGGTCCGCCCAACTGGACGCGCTGCCCGGCCGGACCGGGGACGAGGCCCGGGTGCTCGCCCCCGACCAGCGGGGCTTCGGCGGCACCGCGCTGGGCACCGACGAGCCCTCCCTGGACCTGGTCGCCGACGACCTCGCTCTGCTGCTGGACGCGGCCGGGATCGAGCGCGCGGTGGTCGGCGGGATCTCCATGGGCGGTTACGTGGCGCTGGCCCTCGCCCGCCGCCACCCGGACCGGCTGGCCGGCCTGCTGCTGGCCAACACCCGGGCCACCGCCGACACCGACGCCGTCCGCACCAACCGGGAACGGATCGCCGCCGCGGTCCTCGCCCGGAACAGCGTCCAGCTGCTGCTCGACGAGCAGGTGGCGGCCGGCCAGCTCGGGCCGGACTCGCAGCACCTGGTGGAGCGGGTGCAGGCGCTGGTCGCCGCGGCGCCGCCGGCCGCCGTCGCCTGGGCGCAGCGGGCCATGGCGGCCCGGCCGGACGCGCAGGACGTACTGGCCGGGCTGCGGGTGCCGGTGGCGATCGTCGCGGGCGCCGAGGACGCCCTGGTCGCCGTCGAGGAGGCCGAGCTGATGGCCCGGCTGCGACCGGACGCCGAACTGACCGTCATCCCCGGCGTGGGACACCTGAGTGCCCTGGAGGCGCCGGAGGCGTTCGACACCGCCGTCCGCAAGCTGCTCGCCCGGGTGGCGGCCGGATGA